The Apium graveolens cultivar Ventura chromosome 11, ASM990537v1, whole genome shotgun sequence genome has a window encoding:
- the LOC141696927 gene encoding GTPase LSG1-2 produces MGKSEKTKLGRTLVKHHNNMIQQSKDKGKVYKSLQKKVLESVTEVTDIEAVIEQAGEAELLYTDKASLNVKIDMDSTSNTIEMTPDQKREQQEREQELHASSLRVPRRPLWNKETTAEELDTAERQSFLIWRRDLARLEENEKLVLTPFEKNLDIWRQLWRVLERSDLMVMVVDARDPLFYRCPDLEAYAKEINEDNRTLLLINKADLLPFSIRDKWAQYFRLHGILFVFWSAKAASAAVDGKELNFSSEMQNGQDESVDGDTRVYGREELLARLQSEAEEIAAMKKLRSSDPDGEDLQKKGKFKGVTVGFVGYPNVGKSSTINALVGEKKTGVTHTPGKTKHFQTIIIIPDKLMLCDCPGLVFPSFTSSRYEMIASGVLPIDRMTEHREAIQVAANRVPRHVIENVYKISLPRPKTYEPQNRPPLASEFLRAYCTSRGYVASSGLPDETRAARIILKDYIDGKLPHYELPPGMSNEEDLQEDSMDEEHEEDSSDDENNHNQIGEVDKGPTLEHVLNDLSTFDIDNGLASNKALTKKKPSGPSHKQHKKPQRNKNRSWRVQDNGEDGMAIVRAYQKPLNSRQPVEAG; encoded by the exons ATGGGGAAGAGCGAGAAAACAAAGCTAGGAAGGACGCTGGTGAAGCACCACAACAATATGATACAACAATCGAAAGATAAGGGCAAAGTTTACAAGTCTCTTCAGAAGAAGGTTCTGGAATCTGTTACTGAAGTTACTGATATTGAGGCGGTTATTGAACAGGCTGGTGAAGCTGAGCTCCTTTATACGGATAAAGCGTCTCTTAATGTTAAGATTGATAT GGACTCGACCTCTAATACTATTGAAATGACTCCTGACCAGAAGAGGGAGCAACAGGAAAGAGAACAGGAATTGCATGCCAGCAGTCTTCGTGTTCCACGCAG GCCACTATGGAATAAAGAAACGACTGCTGAAGAGCTTGATACTGCTGAGAGACAATCATTTCTAATTTGGCGACGAGACCTAGCAAG ACTTGAGGAGAATGAGAAGCTCGTACTAACTCCATTTGAGAAAAATTTGGACATTTGGAGACAGCTTTGGAGGGTACTTGAACGCAGTGATCTG ATGGTCATGGTGGTTGATGCACGAGATCCACTTTTTTATAGGTGCCCCGATCTTGAG GCATATGCGAAAGAAATTAATGAGGATAACAGAACACTACTACTTATTAATAAGGCAGATCTTTTACCATTTTCCATCAG AGACAAGTGGGCACAATACTTCCGCCTACACGGGATTCTTTTTGTATTTTGGTCAGCTAAGGCTGCTTCTGCAGCCGTAGATGGGAAAGAACTCAATTTTTCATCAGAAATGCAAAATGGTCAGGATGAATCAGTTGATGGTGATACAAGAGTATATGGCCGTGAGGAGCTATTGGCACGTTTACAGTCTGAAGCAGAGGAGATAGCTGCAATGAAGAAATTGAGGTCAAGCGATCCAGATGGTGAAGATcttcaaaagaaaggaaagtttaaagGTGTAACAGTGGGATTTGTGGGGTATCCAAATGTCGGGAAAAGCTCAACAATTAATGCCTTGGTGGGCGAGAAGAAGACAGGTGTTACTCACACCCCGGGAAAGACCAAGCATTTCCAAACAATAATAATTATACCTGATAAACTAATGTTATGTGATTGCCCCGGATTGGTGTTTCCTTCCTTTACTAGCTCGAGATATGAGATGATTGCTTCTGGGGTTTTGCCAATTGACCGTATGACTGAGCATCGCGAGGCTATACAGGTTGCAGCAAATCGGGTTCCCCGACATGTGATCGAGAATGTCTACAAAATATCTTTGCCAAGACCAAAGACATATGAACCTCAAAATCGACCCCCTCTGGCATCAGAATTTCTGCGGGCTTATTGCACCTCTCGTGGTTATGTTGCCTCAAGTGGACTACCGGATGAAACCAGAGCTGCTCGGATAATTTTGAAGGATTACATTGATGGGAAGCTACCTCACTATGAATTGCCTCCAGGAATGTCAAACGAGGAAGATCTTCAGGAGGATTCCATGGATGAGGAACATGAAGAAGATTCATCAGATGATGAGAACAATCATAATCAGATCGGTGAAGTTGATAAAGGACCGACTCTGGAGCATGTACTGAATGATCTGAGTACATTCGACATTGATAATGGACTAGCTTCCAATAAGGCCCTAACTAAAAAGAAGCCATCAGGTCCATCTCATAAACAACACAAGAAGCCGCAAAGAAATAAGAATCGGTCGTGGCGAGTTCAAGACAACGGAGAGGATGGAATGGCAATAGTAAGGGCGTATCAGAAGCCCCTGAATTCTAGACAACCTGTGGAGGCTGGGTAA